In Populus nigra chromosome 10, ddPopNigr1.1, whole genome shotgun sequence, the following proteins share a genomic window:
- the LOC133705911 gene encoding uncharacterized protein LOC133705911 gives MSLLNQLFNRGVFGSKCKTCLNLAISRIKLLQNKRDLQLKHMRKEIAQFLQAGQEAIARIRVEHVIREQNIRAAYEILELFCEFVLVRVPILESQKECPTELREAIASIIFAAPRCSEVPDLLQIKNLFAAKYGKEFNMAASELRPDSGVNRAIIERLSVRAPPAEARLKVLKEIAQEFSLEWDSSNTEAELGKKHEDLLGGSKQIMADAILPQAPTKQSSPLPPPSNGAHSTLNTDNKQGSHRLEAPALVSNMPQVNANEIEPSIRNYMADVQRETTSHSSDVLERARVAIASAERATIAARAAAELVNVQFG, from the exons ATGTCCCTCTTAAACCAACTCTTCAACAGAGGCGTTTTTGGTTCTAAATG CAAAACATGCTTGAACTTGGCAATCTCGCGCATTAAATTGCTGCAAAACAAGAGAGATTTGCAGCTTAAACATATGCGCAAGGAGATTGCGCAATTTCTTCAGGCTGGCCAAGAAGCAATTGCTCGAATTCGG GTGGAGCATGTAATACGGGAACAAAATATACGGGCTGCTTATGAGATACTGGAGCTGTTCTGTGAGTTTGTTCTTGTGCGTGTTCCGATTCTTGAAAGTCAAAA GGAATGTCCAACTGAATTGCGAGAGGCTATTGCAAGCATAATTTTTGCTGCTCCAAGATGTTCAGAAGTGCCAGATTTGCTGCAGATCAAGAATTTGTTTGCTGCAAAATATGGAAAGGAATTCAACATGGCTGCATCTGAGCTCCGTCCTGATTCTGGTGTCAACCGTGCA ATTATTGAAAGGCTTTCAGTTAGAGCTCCACCAGCAGAGGCAAGGCTCAAGGTTTTGAAGGAAATCGCTCAAGAATTTAGTCTTGAGTGGGACTCTTCCAACACAGAGGCTGAACTCGGGAAAAAGCATGAAGATTTGCTG GGTGGATCGAAGCAAATTATGGCTGATGCAATACTTCCTCAAGCACCCACCAAGCAGAGCTCTCCTCTACCCCCACCTTCCAACGGGGCCCATTCTACCTTAAATACGGATAATAAGCAAGGATCTCATCGTCTTGAAGCTCCTGCGCTTGTGAGCAATATGCCCCAGGTCAATGCTAACGAAATTGAACCATCAATCAGGAATTACATGGCTGATGTTCAAAGGGAGACAACATCACACTCATCTGATGTCTTGGAGAGAGCTCGAGTCGCCATTGCATCAGCAGAGCGTGCAACTATTGCTGCCCGTGCAGCTGCTGAACTTGTAAATGTTCAATTTGGTTAA